In the Oceanithermus desulfurans genome, one interval contains:
- a CDS encoding isoaspartyl peptidase/L-asparaginase family protein, protein MALVAGGPALAVHGGAGRVEASGWDDRVAGVVRARDAAWARLEQGGSALDAVLEAVRRLEDDPLFNAGTGAALNRDGFAELDAAVMDGVNLGFGAVAAVRDVKNPVLLAAEVLRSEHVLLVGEGASRFARERGIPACAPGELVTERQRRRWSQARRRALEERSGTVGAVALDAEGRLAAATSTGGMVDQRVGRVGDTPLPGAGTYAEAGLGAVSATGHGEYFARALAAYRTASALREAPPDRAVRAALEAVARLGGAGGLILVDAQGRLAWHHTTPEMSVAWRTPAGEGAQIAPGA, encoded by the coding sequence GTGGCGTTGGTAGCCGGCGGACCCGCGCTCGCGGTCCACGGCGGCGCGGGGCGCGTCGAGGCTTCGGGCTGGGACGACCGCGTCGCCGGGGTGGTGCGCGCGCGTGACGCAGCGTGGGCGCGGCTCGAACAGGGCGGGAGTGCGCTGGACGCGGTGCTCGAGGCGGTGCGCCGGCTCGAGGACGACCCCCTCTTCAACGCCGGTACCGGCGCGGCCCTGAACCGCGACGGCTTCGCCGAGCTGGACGCCGCCGTCATGGACGGCGTGAACCTGGGTTTCGGCGCCGTCGCCGCCGTGCGCGACGTCAAGAACCCGGTGCTGCTGGCCGCCGAGGTGCTGCGCTCGGAGCACGTCTTGCTGGTCGGCGAGGGGGCCAGCCGCTTTGCGCGCGAGCGCGGCATTCCCGCGTGCGCCCCCGGAGAGCTCGTTACCGAGCGTCAGCGGCGCCGCTGGTCGCAGGCCCGCCGGCGGGCACTGGAGGAGCGCTCGGGCACCGTGGGCGCGGTGGCCCTGGACGCCGAGGGGCGGTTGGCGGCGGCCACCTCCACCGGGGGGATGGTCGACCAGCGGGTGGGGCGCGTCGGCGACACCCCCCTGCCGGGCGCGGGCACCTACGCCGAGGCCGGCCTGGGAGCGGTCAGCGCCACCGGACACGGCGAGTACTTCGCCCGGGCGCTGGCGGCGTACCGCACCGCCAGCGCCTTGCGCGAAGCGCCCCCCGACCGGGCGGTGCGCGCGGCCCTGGAGGCGGTCGCGCGTTTGGGCGGTGCCGGCGGCCTGATCCTGGTGGACGCGCAGGGCCGCCTGGCCTGGCACCATACGACCCCCGAGATGAGCGTGGCCTGGCGCACCCCGGCCGGCGAGGGCGCGCAGATCGCTCCGGGTGCGTGA
- a CDS encoding long-chain fatty acid--CoA ligase: protein MKIIRPSPELKRYTLPQLLKLRAENEGERVALREKDFGIWNEVTYAEYYANVRDFAHGLLELGYRPGEKFAVIAENIPEWVYAELAVQGLGGVSVGIYPSSVPAEVAYVMEYADVTMALVQDQEQADKLLEVKDELPRLRRIVYEDPRGMRGYDPDLFVSFEEVLELGRKHRHADPRAFEERLEAGRPDDIAHFSLTSGTTGKPKAAMLTHKNLIHMGVALQEIDPMEPGDDYLSFLPLAWIGEQMMTMGMGLTGGFAVNFPEEVATAMSDLVEIGPHLMFSPPRVWEGIQSRIWVDISESYAFNRWVYRQLMKVGYKAADYRMRGRPMPLGLRLAYAFAHAVLFRPLKDQLGFLRLRRAYTGGAALGPDVFRFFHALGVNLKQIYGQTEITGIAFVHRDGDVRYDTVGVPIPGTEVKISDEGEILARSDAVCAGYYKRDDATAELLEGGWLHSGDAGYLTDDGHLVVIDRLSDVMHTASGEMFSPQFLENKLKFSPYIKEAVVYGDQRPYLAAFINIDPQTVGKWAEDRGLAYTTYMDLSSKPEVAELIRREVEQVNADLPEGLRIRRFVLLFKLLDADDDELTRTGKVRRKFVAERYHDLVEALYGDRDEVLVKTEFKYQDGSVQRVEANVRVIDLTSSVAREEVGA from the coding sequence ATGAAGATCATCCGTCCCAGCCCCGAACTGAAGCGGTACACGCTGCCCCAGCTGCTCAAGCTGCGCGCCGAGAACGAGGGCGAGCGGGTGGCGCTGCGCGAGAAGGACTTCGGCATCTGGAACGAGGTCACCTACGCCGAGTACTACGCCAACGTGCGCGACTTCGCCCACGGGCTGCTCGAGCTCGGCTACCGGCCCGGCGAGAAGTTCGCGGTCATCGCCGAGAACATCCCCGAGTGGGTCTACGCCGAGCTGGCGGTGCAGGGGCTGGGCGGCGTCTCCGTGGGCATCTACCCCTCCTCGGTCCCCGCCGAGGTGGCCTACGTGATGGAGTACGCCGACGTCACCATGGCGCTGGTGCAGGACCAGGAGCAGGCCGACAAGCTGCTGGAGGTCAAGGACGAGCTGCCCCGCCTGCGCCGCATCGTCTACGAGGACCCGCGGGGCATGCGCGGCTACGACCCCGACCTCTTCGTCAGCTTCGAGGAGGTCCTCGAGCTGGGGCGCAAGCACCGCCACGCGGATCCGCGCGCCTTCGAGGAGCGGCTCGAGGCCGGCCGCCCCGACGACATCGCCCACTTCTCGCTCACCTCGGGCACCACCGGCAAGCCCAAGGCGGCGATGCTCACCCACAAGAACCTGATCCACATGGGCGTCGCCCTCCAGGAGATCGACCCCATGGAGCCCGGCGACGACTACCTCTCCTTCCTGCCGCTGGCCTGGATCGGGGAGCAGATGATGACGATGGGCATGGGGCTCACCGGCGGCTTCGCGGTCAACTTCCCCGAGGAGGTGGCCACCGCGATGAGCGACCTGGTCGAGATCGGCCCCCACCTGATGTTCAGTCCGCCGCGCGTCTGGGAAGGCATCCAGAGCCGCATCTGGGTGGACATCAGCGAGTCCTACGCCTTCAACCGCTGGGTCTACCGCCAGCTCATGAAGGTGGGTTACAAGGCGGCCGACTACCGCATGCGCGGCCGGCCGATGCCGCTGGGTCTGCGCCTCGCCTACGCCTTCGCGCACGCGGTCCTCTTCCGGCCGCTCAAGGACCAGCTGGGCTTTCTGCGCCTGCGGCGCGCCTACACCGGCGGGGCGGCGCTCGGCCCCGACGTCTTCCGCTTCTTCCACGCCCTGGGCGTCAACCTCAAGCAGATCTACGGCCAGACCGAGATCACCGGCATCGCCTTCGTGCACCGCGACGGCGACGTCCGCTACGACACCGTGGGGGTGCCCATCCCCGGCACCGAGGTGAAGATCAGCGACGAAGGGGAGATCCTGGCCCGCTCCGACGCCGTCTGCGCCGGCTACTACAAACGCGACGACGCCACCGCCGAGCTGCTCGAGGGCGGCTGGCTGCACTCGGGCGACGCCGGCTACCTGACCGACGACGGCCACCTCGTCGTCATCGACCGCCTCTCCGACGTCATGCACACGGCCTCGGGCGAGATGTTCAGCCCCCAGTTCCTGGAGAACAAGCTCAAGTTCAGCCCCTACATCAAGGAGGCCGTCGTCTACGGCGACCAGAGGCCCTACCTGGCCGCCTTCATCAACATCGATCCCCAGACCGTGGGCAAGTGGGCCGAAGACCGCGGCCTCGCCTACACCACCTACATGGACCTTTCGAGCAAGCCCGAGGTGGCCGAGCTGATCCGGCGCGAGGTCGAACAGGTGAACGCCGACCTGCCCGAAGGGCTGCGCATCCGCCGCTTCGTGCTGCTCTTCAAGCTGCTCGACGCCGACGACGACGAGCTGACGCGCACCGGCAAGGTGCGGCGCAAGTTCGTCGCCGAGCGCTACCACGACCTGGTGGAGGCGCTCTACGGCGACCGTGACGAGGTGCTCGTGAAGACCGAGTTCAAGTACCAGGACGGCTCGGTGCAGCGCGTGGAAGCGAACGTGCGCGTGATCGACCTGACGTCCTCCGTCGCCCGCGAGGAGGTGGGCGCATGA
- a CDS encoding ATP-dependent helicase, with amino-acid sequence MSARDLLSSLNEQQQAAVQHFLGPALVIAGAGSGKTRTVVHRVAYLLAEREVYPAEVLAVTFTNKAAGEMRERLSRMVGRAAGELWVSTFHSAGLRILRRYGERIGLKPGFVVYDDDDQRVLLKEVLGSLGLEARPTYVRAILDRIKNRMWSTDEFLAHADDWVGGLTKQQMAEVYARYQQRLAENNAVDFNDLLLRTIELFERHPETLEAVRQRARFIHVDEYQDTNPAQYRLTKLLAGDEANLMVVGDPDQSIYGFRNADIQNILGFERDYRGAVVYRLEANYRSTAAILRVANALIERNQQRLEKTLRPVKPAGEPVRLYRAPDHREEAAFVAREVARLARERAVDDFAVLYRTNAQSRVLEEAFRRINLPARIVGGVGFYERREVKDVLAYARLAVNPADDVALRRVINVPARGVGAASVGKLAAWAEQQGVSLLEAAHRAGELLAARQAAAVARFTGLLATLREAAEGTGPEAFLRLVLAETGYSEMLRREGDSEPRLENLEELLRAAAEWEEEHGGSVAEFLDEIALTARAEEPNAAPEKSVTLMTLHNAKGLEFPVVFVVGVEEGLLPHRSSLGSDAEIEEERRLLYVGITRAQERLYLTLSEERETWGQRERVRPSRFLEEIPDGLLKPVGPFGDAHEPAPAPVSSAPVNRAAAGAASGFRGGEKVRHPRYGEGTVVATSGEGARQEVTVHFAEAGLKRLLVKYAGLERIE; translated from the coding sequence GTGTCTGCGCGCGACCTCCTTTCCTCCCTCAACGAACAACAACAAGCCGCGGTGCAGCACTTCCTGGGCCCGGCGCTGGTGATCGCCGGGGCCGGTTCGGGGAAGACCCGGACGGTGGTGCACCGGGTCGCCTACCTGCTGGCCGAGCGCGAGGTCTACCCGGCCGAGGTGCTGGCCGTGACCTTCACCAACAAGGCCGCGGGCGAGATGCGCGAACGGCTTTCGCGGATGGTGGGGCGCGCGGCCGGCGAGCTGTGGGTGAGCACCTTCCACTCCGCCGGCCTGCGCATCCTGCGCCGCTACGGCGAGCGCATCGGGTTGAAGCCCGGCTTCGTCGTCTACGACGACGACGATCAGCGGGTGTTGCTCAAGGAGGTGCTGGGTTCGCTGGGGCTCGAGGCGCGCCCCACCTACGTGCGCGCCATCCTCGACCGCATCAAGAACCGCATGTGGTCGACTGACGAGTTCCTGGCCCACGCCGACGACTGGGTGGGCGGCCTCACCAAGCAGCAGATGGCCGAGGTGTACGCGCGCTACCAGCAGCGCCTCGCCGAGAACAACGCCGTCGACTTCAACGACCTGCTGCTGCGCACCATCGAGCTCTTCGAACGCCATCCCGAGACGCTGGAGGCCGTGCGGCAGCGTGCCCGCTTCATTCACGTCGACGAGTACCAGGACACCAACCCCGCCCAGTACCGCCTCACCAAGCTGCTCGCCGGGGACGAGGCCAACCTGATGGTGGTGGGCGATCCCGACCAGTCGATCTACGGCTTCCGCAACGCCGACATTCAGAACATCCTCGGATTCGAACGCGACTACCGCGGGGCGGTGGTCTACCGCCTGGAGGCGAACTACCGCTCCACCGCGGCGATCCTGCGGGTGGCCAACGCCCTGATCGAGCGTAACCAGCAGCGCCTCGAAAAGACCCTGAGGCCGGTCAAGCCCGCCGGCGAGCCGGTGCGCCTCTACCGCGCCCCGGACCACCGCGAGGAGGCCGCCTTCGTGGCGCGCGAGGTGGCGCGGCTGGCCCGGGAGCGCGCGGTCGACGACTTTGCCGTGCTCTACCGCACCAACGCCCAGTCGCGGGTGCTCGAGGAGGCCTTCCGGCGCATCAACCTGCCGGCGCGGATCGTCGGCGGGGTAGGGTTCTACGAGCGTCGTGAGGTGAAGGACGTGCTCGCCTACGCCCGCCTGGCCGTCAACCCTGCCGACGACGTGGCGCTTCGGCGCGTCATCAACGTGCCGGCGCGGGGGGTGGGCGCCGCTTCGGTGGGCAAGCTCGCCGCCTGGGCGGAGCAGCAGGGGGTGAGCCTGCTCGAGGCCGCGCACAGGGCCGGGGAGCTGCTCGCCGCGCGCCAGGCGGCGGCGGTGGCCCGCTTCACCGGTCTGCTGGCGACGCTGCGCGAGGCGGCCGAGGGCACCGGGCCCGAGGCCTTCCTGCGCCTCGTGCTGGCCGAGACCGGCTACAGCGAGATGCTGCGGCGCGAGGGCGACAGCGAACCGCGGCTCGAGAACCTGGAAGAGCTTTTGCGCGCCGCCGCCGAGTGGGAAGAGGAACACGGCGGCAGCGTGGCCGAGTTCCTCGACGAGATCGCCCTGACGGCGCGGGCCGAGGAGCCGAACGCCGCGCCCGAGAAGTCGGTTACCCTGATGACCCTGCACAACGCCAAGGGGCTGGAGTTTCCGGTCGTCTTCGTCGTGGGGGTGGAGGAGGGGCTGCTGCCCCACCGCTCCAGCCTGGGCTCCGACGCCGAGATCGAGGAGGAGCGCCGCCTCCTCTACGTGGGCATCACCCGCGCCCAGGAGCGGCTCTACCTCACGCTCTCCGAGGAGCGTGAGACCTGGGGCCAGCGTGAGCGGGTGCGGCCGAGCCGTTTCCTCGAGGAGATTCCCGACGGTCTCCTGAAGCCCGTGGGCCCCTTCGGCGACGCCCACGAACCCGCCCCCGCGCCGGTGTCGAGCGCGCCGGTGAACCGCGCCGCGGCGGGGGCTGCGTCGGGCTTCCGCGGCGGCGAGAAGGTGCGCCACCCGCGCTACGGCGAGGGTACGGTGGTGGCCACCAGCGGCGAGGGGGCGCGCCAGGAGGTCACGGTGCACTTCGCCGAGGCGGGGCTGAAGCGGCTCCTGGTCAAGTACGCGGGGCTCGAGCGCATAGAATAG
- a CDS encoding ABC transporter ATP-binding protein, which translates to MAQLSVENVTLSFGGINALNGVDVVVEPGELVSIIGPNGAGKTSLLNCISGFYHPTHGRITFEGHDLTHASPHTITGYGVARAFQNIELFGGVSVLENLMLARHTYLKYSIGAASVFYGSARQVEVENRRVVEDVIDFMELEPYRKALVGNLPYGVRKRVEVARALSLEPKLLLLDEPMAGMTLEEKEDMVRFILDILAERGTTVILIEHDLGVVMDISDRVYVLDFGMVIATGKPEDVAENPAVIEAYVGGAG; encoded by the coding sequence TTGGCGCAGCTTTCAGTCGAAAACGTTACCTTAAGCTTCGGGGGTATCAACGCACTCAACGGCGTCGACGTCGTCGTGGAACCGGGGGAGCTGGTCTCGATCATCGGCCCCAACGGGGCGGGGAAGACCAGCCTGCTCAACTGCATCTCCGGTTTCTACCACCCGACCCACGGTCGCATCACCTTCGAGGGGCACGACCTCACCCACGCCAGCCCCCACACGATCACGGGCTACGGGGTGGCGCGCGCGTTCCAGAACATCGAGCTCTTCGGGGGCGTCTCGGTCCTCGAGAACCTGATGCTGGCGCGCCACACCTACCTCAAGTACTCGATCGGCGCCGCTTCCGTCTTCTACGGCTCCGCCCGCCAGGTCGAGGTCGAGAACCGCCGCGTCGTCGAGGACGTGATCGACTTCATGGAGCTCGAGCCCTACCGTAAGGCGCTGGTGGGCAACCTGCCCTACGGCGTGCGCAAGCGCGTCGAGGTAGCGCGGGCGCTTTCGCTGGAGCCCAAGCTGCTGCTGCTCGACGAGCCGATGGCGGGGATGACGCTCGAGGAAAAGGAGGACATGGTCCGCTTCATCCTCGACATCCTTGCGGAACGCGGCACCACCGTGATCCTCATCGAGCACGACCTGGGGGTGGTGATGGACATCTCCGACCGCGTCTACGTCCTCGACTTCGGGATGGTGATCGCCACCGGCAAGCCCGAGGACGTAGCCGAGAACCCGGCCGTGATCGAGGCCTACGTGGGGGGTGCGGGATGA
- the trpC gene encoding indole-3-glycerol phosphate synthase TrpC — MVPDLSRVPGVLGRIARRRLQLVEAAVPQPSPPLAGRPPSFAEALAAPGLSVIAEVKRKSPSEGAIADLDAAEVARAYARAGARAVSVLTEPEFFAGSDADLQAVRAAVALPVLRKDFVVHPLQLAEAHALGASAVLLIVAVLGPLTGAYLDAARRAGLDALVEVHDEREAELALEAGAEILGVNNRDLTTLRVDLTTAPRVARHLRTLGFAGLLVAESGYRSREELASLEGRFDAVLIGSSLARDPDPGAALRRLLGST, encoded by the coding sequence ATGGTTCCTGACCTGAGCCGCGTTCCCGGCGTGCTGGGGCGCATCGCCCGCCGCCGTTTGCAGCTCGTCGAGGCCGCCGTCCCGCAGCCTTCGCCGCCGCTGGCCGGTAGGCCGCCCTCCTTCGCGGAGGCGCTGGCGGCCCCCGGCCTCTCGGTGATCGCCGAGGTCAAGCGCAAGAGCCCCTCCGAGGGCGCGATCGCGGATCTGGACGCCGCGGAGGTGGCGCGCGCCTACGCGCGTGCGGGAGCGCGGGCGGTGAGCGTGCTGACCGAGCCCGAATTCTTCGCCGGCAGCGACGCCGACCTGCAGGCCGTGCGCGCAGCCGTGGCCCTGCCGGTTTTACGCAAGGACTTCGTGGTGCATCCGCTCCAGCTCGCCGAGGCGCATGCGCTCGGGGCCTCGGCGGTGCTGCTCATCGTCGCGGTCCTGGGTCCGCTCACCGGGGCCTACCTGGACGCGGCGCGCCGCGCTGGGCTGGACGCCCTGGTCGAGGTGCACGACGAACGCGAGGCGGAGCTGGCCCTGGAGGCGGGGGCGGAGATCCTGGGGGTGAACAACCGCGACCTCACGACGCTGCGGGTGGACCTGACCACCGCCCCGCGGGTGGCCCGCCACCTTCGCACCCTGGGCTTCGCGGGGCTGCTGGTGGCCGAGTCCGGCTACCGTAGTCGCGAGGAGCTGGCGTCCCTTGAGGGTCGCTTCGACGCCGTGCTCATCGGCAGTTCGCTGGCGCGCGATCCCGACCCGGGAGCGGCGCTGCGGCGCCTCCTCGGCTCAACTTAA
- a CDS encoding phosphoglucomutase/phosphomannomutase family protein, with product MDELRFGTDGWRDVIADRYTFANVARVAQATADYVASTGGGRVVVGYDTRFLSDRFAAHVAGVIAANGLEAQLAKGYLPTPVTSFAVVRQEAAAGVMITASHNPPEYNGYKLKGPYGGSATPEIYDGMIRRLDATPAKAPDPGAVRTFDLREVYYDRIGEIVDLESLRAYSGALYHDAMGGAGGGWLAGFVKHAGLALDLRELHGVPHPLFYGVHPEPIPQNLVTLRAVMSAEKDPVFAAVTDGDADRIGAVLAGGVYFNSHQIFAVLLRHLHRKGLRGRVVKTFSVSQVVDRLAEKLGLEVVTTPVGFKYITDEFLKGDVLIGGEESGGIGVAGHIPERDGLLNALLLLESVVTSGRSLGEQFAEIEELVGLKHAFDRLDLKVASPEARDEVMKRLHEAPPERVGRFVVERVETLDGVKLHLAGGAWLLFRPSGTEPLLRIYCEAEDTGTVKHVLKEARKLVGV from the coding sequence ATGGACGAGCTCCGTTTCGGAACCGACGGCTGGCGCGACGTCATCGCCGACCGCTACACCTTCGCGAACGTCGCCCGGGTGGCGCAGGCCACCGCCGACTACGTGGCCTCGACGGGGGGCGGCCGGGTGGTGGTGGGGTACGACACCCGCTTCCTCTCGGACCGCTTCGCCGCGCACGTGGCCGGGGTGATCGCCGCCAACGGGCTCGAGGCCCAGCTGGCGAAGGGCTACCTGCCCACGCCGGTCACCTCGTTCGCGGTGGTGCGCCAGGAGGCCGCCGCGGGGGTGATGATCACCGCAAGCCACAACCCTCCCGAGTACAACGGCTACAAGCTCAAGGGGCCCTACGGCGGCTCGGCCACCCCCGAGATCTACGACGGCATGATCCGCCGCCTGGACGCGACGCCGGCCAAAGCGCCCGACCCGGGGGCCGTGCGCACCTTCGACCTGCGTGAGGTCTACTACGACCGCATCGGCGAGATCGTGGACCTCGAGTCCCTGAGGGCTTACTCCGGCGCGCTCTACCACGACGCCATGGGCGGGGCCGGCGGCGGCTGGCTCGCCGGCTTCGTGAAGCACGCGGGGCTGGCGCTCGACCTGCGCGAGCTCCACGGCGTGCCCCATCCCCTCTTCTACGGCGTGCATCCCGAACCCATCCCCCAGAACCTGGTCACCCTGCGCGCGGTGATGAGCGCCGAGAAGGACCCCGTCTTCGCGGCGGTGACCGACGGCGACGCCGACCGCATCGGCGCGGTGCTCGCAGGCGGGGTCTACTTCAACAGCCACCAGATCTTCGCGGTGCTGCTGCGTCACCTGCACCGCAAGGGGCTGCGCGGGCGGGTGGTCAAGACCTTCTCGGTCTCGCAGGTCGTCGACCGGCTGGCCGAGAAGCTGGGGCTCGAGGTGGTGACCACGCCCGTCGGCTTCAAGTACATCACCGACGAGTTCTTGAAGGGCGACGTGCTCATCGGGGGCGAGGAGTCGGGGGGCATCGGGGTGGCCGGCCACATCCCCGAGCGCGACGGCCTCCTCAACGCCCTGCTGCTCCTCGAGAGCGTGGTGACGAGCGGCCGGAGCCTTGGCGAACAGTTCGCCGAGATCGAGGAACTCGTGGGGCTGAAGCACGCCTTCGACCGCCTGGATCTGAAGGTGGCGAGCCCCGAGGCGCGCGACGAGGTGATGAAGCGCCTGCACGAGGCGCCTCCCGAACGGGTGGGGCGGTTCGTCGTCGAGCGGGTGGAGACCCTGGACGGGGTCAAGCTCCATCTCGCCGGCGGGGCCTGGCTGCTCTTCCGCCCCTCGGGCACCGAGCCGCTTTTGCGCATTTACTGTGAAGCCGAGGACACCGGCACGGTGAAGCACGTCCTCAAGGAAGCGCGCAAACTCGTCGGAGTCTAG